The Mytilus trossulus isolate FHL-02 chromosome 13, PNRI_Mtr1.1.1.hap1, whole genome shotgun sequence genome has a segment encoding these proteins:
- the LOC134695053 gene encoding uncharacterized protein LOC134695053, with the protein MTTETQEIICGPCDFREIAMPAVVWCPTCDEGLCDECSGHHSAAKATRGHKLINSDHYKEMPRKMIEELNKCTKHDERYELFCPNHEIHCCVQCVKEKHANCTGVTLLNKVIENIKSSAMVSTITQKLDKRLDGLMKLKKNRTENIDRLDKQSSELCADFRRMRKEMDLVLDEFENTLNEQATSVRKTQSIIVNNSITQICTHESIYKEMHSGLQTVLAYGSDFQVYSAIKKIEENIMNEDKKTELFLKNNNGLQEINVALECSQQLSALLSKDISLATVRTSNSTLACDLNIFDNLEAQKLSTTNRTAVSELKLKQFFQATSRCWSTNSVPPDFINITSIVPLPSGQTVMTDYGGKLGILLFNSNGGLDIRYDNLGTPHGSCLISDSVIAVSFPLNNNIKLLQVYGLSCTIKNTFKFDQMCFGLCVNSDGNIVAATRKPDDGLLLINLNGEILKRIGLGLPLINYVQCCKNKIIVAELESKEITMYDHEGNKIQTFTFEGEHDTRNICFDKHGNIFVSALQTAKVTVISEKDDHRQDILGITDRFRGPKAIVYDQKNNTIIVANKDGQHSAIYDIVYK; encoded by the coding sequence TGCGACTTTCGAGAAATTGCAATGCCAGCAGTCGTATGGTGTCCGACATGTGATGAAGGACTGTGCGACGAATGTAGCGGCCATCATAGCGCAGCGAAGGCCACGAGAGGTCATAAACTTATAAACAGCGACCACTATAAGGAAATGCCGAGAAAAATGATTGAAGAGTTAAACAAATGTACTAAACATGACGAAAGGTACGAACTCTTTTGTCCAAACCATGAAATTCATTGTTGTGTACAGTGCGTGAAAGAAAAACATGCAAACTGTACCGGGGTAACGCTACTCAATAAAGTCATTGAAAACATTAAGTCGTCCGCCATGGTTTCAACAATTACGCAAAAGTTGGATAAAAGGCTAGATGGACTTATGAAACTTAAGAAAAATCGGACGGAGAATATCGATCGCCTTGATAAACAGTCGTCAGAGCTGTGCGCTGATTTTAGGCGCATGCGTAAGGAAATGGATCTCGTTCTAGATGAATTTGAGAATACTTTGAATGAGCAAGCAACGTCAGTCAGGAAGACACAATCCATTATTGTAAACAACTCCATTACTCAAATTTGTACACATGAGTCTATTTATAAAGAAATGCATTCTGGTCTGCAGACGGTTCTAGCATACGGAAGTGACTTTCAAGTATACTCAGCGATTAAAAAGATCGAAGAAAATATCAtgaatgaagataaaaaaactgaattgtttttaaaaaacaacaatggTTTACAAGAAATAAATGTTGCTCTCGAATGCAGCCAACAGTTGTCTGCTCTGCTGTCTAAAGACATTTCGCTTGCAACGGTCAGGACATCTAATTCCACTTTAGCATGCGATTTGAacatatttgacaatttagaaGCACAAAAACTGTCAACAACTAATAGGACCGCCGTGTCAGAATTGAAATTAAAGCAGTTTTTCCAAGCAACTTCACGTTGCTGGTCAACCAATTCCGTACCTCCCGattttataaacattacaaGCATTGTCCCTTTGCCTTCTGGACAGACTGTCATGACCGATTATGGAGGTAAGCTAGGTATCCTGCTTTTCAATAGTAATGGTGGTTTAGACATCAGGTATGACAACCTAGGTACACCGCATGGTTCATGCCTGATTAGTGATTCTGTTATTGCAGTGTCGTTTCCTTTGaacaataatattaaattattacaaGTTTACGGTTTGTCTTGTACAATAAAGAACACTTTTAAATTCGATCAAATGTGTTTTGGTTTGTGTGTGAATTCGGACGGAAACATTGTAGCTGCTACAAGAAAACCTGATGacggtttacttttaataaatttaaatggaGAAATTTTGAAGCGTATTGGTTTAGGACTGCCATTGATCAATTATGTGCAATGctgcaaaaacaaaataattgtagcCGAACTCGAATCAAAAGAAATTACTATGTATGACCACgaaggaaataaaatacaaacatttactTTCGAAGGCGAACACGATACCAGAAACATCTGCTTTGATAAACACGGTAATATATTTGTAAGTGCATTGCAGACAGCAAAAGTTACCGTAATTTCAGAGAAAGATGACCATAGGCAAGATATTTTGGGAATTACGGATAGGTTTCGTGGTCCAAAGGCAATTGTTTATGATCAGAAAAATAACACAATTATAGTTGCAAATAAAGACGGGCAGCATTCTGCTATTTATGACATTGTTTACAAGTAA